A single genomic interval of Shewanella halotolerans harbors:
- a CDS encoding HD-GYP domain-containing protein, which produces MDAPNFTQTAAHELHDTLPIWRELIFKRLFGLLAILCVPVYITSVYLCIQMGLVGMAAFDTLAYLLLLYILLARELRQTLRYCIGCLMFFAIGVAFLITIGPTGAGFFWLFIFPPLTSILIGKRASLCAQLLNAAALLAIGLVYHTQGFQWPETQGYSSFIWFVVAINFIVTNAIVTQSAAFLLGKLTQSLRSTIASRRATVMGLAKLAEYRDNETGAHLIRMQHYAKMLATQRQTDIDAPAELTDDFIQEITLSSILHDIGKVGIADAILLKPGRLTAEEFEQIKAHPVIGAQVLASLLSYAPECPYIKMGRDIASGHHEWWDGSGYPAGLKGEAIPLSARIVALVDVYDALTSPRCYKRPFSHQEALELIHQDKGTHFDPKLVESFIAINHRFELLSKASLFERPSKQPLRGQVALVSESELETSQ; this is translated from the coding sequence ATGGATGCCCCCAATTTTACCCAAACGGCCGCGCACGAACTTCACGATACCTTGCCCATCTGGCGCGAACTGATCTTCAAGCGCCTGTTTGGACTGCTTGCCATCTTATGTGTGCCCGTCTACATCACCAGTGTCTACCTCTGCATCCAAATGGGTCTGGTCGGCATGGCCGCCTTCGATACCTTGGCCTATCTGTTACTGCTCTACATCTTACTAGCGAGAGAATTGAGGCAAACGCTACGCTACTGCATAGGCTGTTTGATGTTCTTCGCCATCGGCGTGGCCTTCCTCATCACCATAGGCCCAACGGGCGCCGGGTTCTTCTGGCTGTTTATCTTCCCCCCGCTCACCAGCATATTAATTGGCAAACGCGCCAGCCTCTGTGCCCAGCTGCTTAACGCTGCGGCCCTGCTAGCCATAGGCTTGGTCTATCATACACAAGGCTTTCAATGGCCAGAGACCCAGGGCTATAGCAGCTTCATCTGGTTTGTGGTGGCGATAAACTTCATTGTTACCAATGCCATAGTCACTCAATCCGCCGCCTTCCTGCTGGGTAAACTGACCCAGTCGCTGCGATCGACCATAGCATCGCGGCGCGCAACCGTGATGGGACTGGCAAAACTGGCCGAATACCGGGACAACGAGACCGGCGCGCACCTGATCCGTATGCAGCACTACGCCAAGATGCTGGCCACCCAGCGACAAACCGACATTGATGCCCCGGCAGAGTTAACCGACGATTTTATTCAGGAGATCACCCTCTCTTCGATTTTGCATGATATCGGCAAGGTGGGGATCGCCGATGCCATATTGCTCAAGCCCGGACGGCTGACAGCGGAGGAGTTTGAGCAGATCAAGGCGCACCCGGTTATCGGCGCTCAGGTATTGGCGAGTCTACTTAGTTACGCGCCAGAATGCCCTTACATAAAAATGGGGCGTGATATCGCCAGTGGGCACCATGAGTGGTGGGACGGCAGCGGCTATCCGGCCGGGCTTAAAGGGGAAGCAATTCCCCTCTCGGCCCGTATCGTCGCCCTGGTGGATGTGTATGACGCCCTGACCTCGCCGCGCTGCTACAAACGCCCCTTTAGTCATCAAGAGGCGCTGGAATTAATCCATCAGGATAAGGGCACCCATTTCGACCCTAAGCTGGTCGAGAGCTTTATCGCCATCAATCACAGGTTCGAACTGCTATCGAAGGCGTCTTTGTTCGAGCGGCCATCCAAACAGCCACTCAGGGGCCAGGTCGCCCTCGTGAGCGAATCGGAGCTAGAAACCAGCCAGTAG
- a CDS encoding DUF3465 domain-containing protein: protein MNRFYRGLLLIILSFAVSLPLLADDGLLGQAFEQRQSGVQIQGEGEVIRLLSDDTKGSRHQRFILRLASGQTLLVAHNIDLAPRIADLKVGDSVGFFGEYEWNARGGVIHWTHHDPRGRHPAGWLSHGGRKYQ, encoded by the coding sequence ATGAATAGGTTCTACCGTGGGCTGTTACTCATCATCTTGTCGTTCGCCGTTAGTTTGCCACTCCTGGCCGATGACGGCTTGCTGGGCCAGGCGTTTGAGCAAAGGCAGAGTGGCGTTCAGATCCAGGGGGAAGGCGAGGTGATTCGCCTGCTCAGTGATGATACCAAGGGCAGTCGTCATCAGCGTTTTATTTTGCGCCTGGCCAGTGGTCAGACGCTGCTGGTGGCCCACAATATCGATCTGGCGCCGCGCATTGCCGATCTCAAGGTCGGTGACAGTGTGGGTTTCTTCGGTGAATATGAGTGGAATGCTCGCGGCGGGGTGATCCACTGGACACACCATGACCCAAGGGGGCGTCACCCGGCGGGATGGTTAAGCCATGGAGGTCGCAAATATCAGTAG
- a CDS encoding GNAT family N-acetyltransferase produces the protein MTVSQLEGENSELVDALVDGVRQYNFDKMGKEASAPLTVLAHDKTGKLIGGVYGRIIYKNFLIHVVWVDESARGAGLGRDLMLEAERVAISRGCQQAQVDTLDFQAPDFYQKLGFSIAGEIPAFDASPARYFLFKRYCDSVTR, from the coding sequence ATCACAGTCAGCCAACTTGAGGGTGAAAACAGTGAACTGGTCGATGCCTTGGTCGATGGTGTGCGCCAGTACAACTTCGACAAGATGGGCAAGGAGGCGTCTGCGCCCCTGACTGTATTGGCCCACGACAAAACCGGTAAGCTGATTGGCGGCGTCTATGGTCGCATCATCTATAAAAACTTCCTCATCCATGTGGTCTGGGTGGATGAATCGGCCCGCGGCGCGGGGCTTGGACGCGACTTGATGCTAGAGGCGGAGCGCGTGGCAATTAGCCGCGGTTGCCAGCAGGCTCAGGTGGATACCTTAGATTTTCAGGCGCCGGATTTTTACCAAAAACTTGGCTTTAGCATTGCGGGGGAGATCCCTGCGTTTGATGCCAGTCCCGCCCGCTATTTTCTGTTCAAGCGCTATTGTGATAGTGTGACTCGCTAA
- a CDS encoding NAD(P)H-dependent flavin oxidoreductase encodes MNSKNVKALLGTELPIIQAPMAGVQDSKLAIAVANAGGLGSIPCGMLSPAQVIDEVKRFRAATSAPLNLNFFCHEMPPFDNRPQARWHELLAPYFDELKIAADLGQGGASRMPFNHEIADAIEAFKPEVTSFHFGLPQEELLERVRSWGSKVISSATTVAEAEYLAARGVDGIIVQGVEAGGHRGMFLSDDVSTQVELEPLLTEIASRVDAPLIAAGGIGDGHAVQAALAMGACAVQVGSAYLLCDEANTSSLHRAAIEHAATIQGSTTRAEGYTALTNLFSGRPARGLVNRAMSELGAINDSAPAFPYATNLMAQLRKASEARGMSDFSPLWCGQNVGSCKKISAGEMTLALMQQVMQLE; translated from the coding sequence ATGAATAGCAAAAACGTTAAGGCGTTACTGGGTACAGAGCTACCAATTATTCAGGCGCCGATGGCCGGGGTGCAAGACAGTAAACTCGCCATCGCCGTGGCCAACGCCGGTGGGCTTGGGTCAATCCCCTGCGGCATGTTGAGTCCGGCGCAGGTAATCGATGAGGTTAAACGTTTTCGGGCGGCAACCAGCGCGCCACTAAACCTTAATTTCTTCTGCCATGAGATGCCGCCGTTCGACAATCGACCCCAAGCGCGCTGGCATGAGCTATTAGCGCCATATTTTGATGAACTTAAGATAGCGGCCGATCTCGGCCAAGGCGGCGCGAGTCGTATGCCTTTTAATCATGAGATCGCAGATGCGATAGAAGCCTTTAAGCCCGAGGTGACTAGCTTTCATTTCGGCCTGCCACAAGAGGAACTGCTCGAGAGGGTAAGATCCTGGGGAAGCAAGGTGATCTCAAGTGCCACCACAGTAGCCGAGGCCGAGTATCTGGCGGCGCGAGGCGTGGATGGCATTATCGTTCAGGGCGTCGAGGCGGGTGGTCATCGCGGCATGTTTCTCAGTGACGATGTGAGCACTCAGGTGGAATTGGAACCCCTGCTGACTGAGATCGCCTCGCGAGTCGATGCGCCGCTGATCGCCGCCGGTGGTATAGGCGATGGGCACGCAGTACAAGCCGCCTTGGCAATGGGGGCCTGCGCCGTGCAGGTAGGCAGCGCCTATCTCTTGTGTGATGAAGCCAATACCTCAAGCCTGCATAGAGCGGCCATCGAGCATGCGGCTACTATTCAAGGGAGTACGACTAGGGCTGAAGGCTATACTGCGCTCACTAATCTCTTCTCGGGTAGACCGGCAAGGGGCCTGGTTAACCGCGCCATGTCAGAGCTTGGGGCAATAAACGACTCGGCCCCGGCCTTTCCCTATGCGACTAACCTTATGGCGCAGCTACGCAAGGCGAGTGAGGCCCGCGGCATGAGTGATTTCTCGCCCCTCTGGTGCGGGCAAAATGTCGGCAGCTGCAAAAAGATCTCCGCAGGCGAGATGACCCTGGCGCTAATGCAGCAAGTCATGCAACTAGAGTAA
- a CDS encoding GFA family protein, with translation MYQGSCLCGGIKVAISGPISNIIHCHCSLCRKSSGTAFATNGFVELVDFNLSDKADFLTSFEFAPGKRRYFCRRCASPIYSANDQDSKRIRLRLGILDSPISERPISHNFVTSKANWEEMDAKLPWYEGHEPGR, from the coding sequence ATGTATCAAGGAAGTTGTCTATGCGGTGGCATTAAAGTCGCCATCAGCGGACCCATAAGTAATATCATTCATTGCCACTGTTCCCTGTGTCGTAAATCTAGCGGAACGGCATTTGCCACCAATGGTTTCGTCGAATTGGTGGACTTCAATCTATCGGATAAGGCCGATTTCCTCACAAGTTTTGAGTTTGCTCCTGGAAAGCGACGCTATTTTTGCCGTCGCTGCGCGTCACCCATCTACAGCGCCAACGATCAGGATAGTAAGCGTATTCGCCTCAGACTAGGCATATTGGACTCGCCAATCAGCGAACGCCCCATATCTCATAACTTCGTCACCTCCAAGGCTAATTGGGAGGAGATGGATGCCAAGTTACCTTGGTATGAGGGTCACGAGCCCGGCAGGTAG
- a CDS encoding glycoside hydrolase family 97 protein has product MLPSTGLAKTISLTSPDKQIVVSLSDDDQTPRYSVSFHGKKVIEPSKLGMVFESLGEFGTDFSIQEVKRSQADERWQQPWGEREWVVDKHNGLTATLSNGQYRFDVEFKVFDDGIGFRYQVPKQGDLDKLNITSELTEFTLPQPEKVTTWWIPARGWNRYEYLYQKTPLKQVDRVHTPFTFTLGDGVHMSIHEAALVDYAAMTLDQRRDSTLRADLTPWSDGMRVKTLAGFSTPWRTIQIADKATGLLNSDLILNLNEPNKLGDVDWVEPGKYVGIWWGMHLNENTWGSGDKHGATTSETKRYMDFAAENGFAGVLVEGWNIGWDGSWFHNGDVFSFTQAYPDFDLPEISAYGASKGVHLIGHHETSGSVTNYRKQMSDAYDLYQKYGVTQVKTGYVADGGDIKRVDEQGIVRHEWHDGQFMVNEYLHSVTEAAKRHISINTHEPIKDTGLRRTYPNWIAREGARGQEFNAWGTPPNNPSHTTTLAYTRMLAGPMDFTPGIFDLAPKGLDAVNRVQTTLTKQLALYVVLYSPIQMAADLPRNYKQHPDAFKFIQDVPTDWAQSIALAGEVGEYVAFARQERGGKSQGKDWYLGAITDDDAREIDIKLNFLDPALSYEAQIYRDGDKADWRTNPYDYVIETKKVNSKQQLMLKLASSGGVAIRFKAL; this is encoded by the coding sequence ATGCTACCAAGCACTGGCCTGGCCAAGACAATCTCTCTGACCTCGCCTGACAAGCAGATAGTGGTCAGCCTGAGCGATGATGATCAAACGCCGCGCTACAGCGTCAGCTTCCATGGCAAGAAGGTGATCGAACCCTCCAAGCTTGGAATGGTATTTGAGTCTCTTGGGGAGTTTGGCACTGACTTTAGCATTCAAGAGGTCAAGCGCAGCCAGGCCGATGAGCGCTGGCAACAGCCTTGGGGCGAACGTGAATGGGTTGTCGATAAACACAATGGCCTGACAGCCACCCTGAGTAACGGTCAATACCGCTTTGACGTCGAGTTTAAGGTGTTCGATGATGGCATCGGCTTTCGCTACCAAGTGCCTAAGCAAGGCGATTTAGATAAGCTCAACATCACTTCGGAGCTCACCGAATTTACCCTGCCACAACCGGAGAAAGTCACCACCTGGTGGATCCCGGCACGTGGCTGGAACCGCTACGAGTATCTATATCAGAAGACACCGCTCAAACAGGTCGATAGGGTTCATACCCCCTTCACCTTCACACTGGGCGATGGGGTGCACATGAGCATCCACGAGGCGGCGCTGGTGGACTACGCTGCCATGACGCTGGATCAGCGCAGAGACAGCACCCTGCGCGCCGATCTCACCCCTTGGTCAGATGGCATGCGCGTCAAGACCCTGGCGGGCTTTAGCACACCCTGGCGCACCATACAGATCGCCGACAAAGCTACCGGCCTGCTGAACTCAGATCTTATCCTCAATCTCAACGAACCAAATAAGCTTGGGGATGTGGATTGGGTCGAACCCGGTAAATATGTGGGGATCTGGTGGGGCATGCACCTCAACGAGAACACCTGGGGCTCTGGCGACAAACACGGCGCCACAACCTCCGAGACCAAACGCTACATGGATTTTGCCGCCGAGAACGGCTTCGCCGGCGTATTGGTAGAAGGCTGGAACATAGGTTGGGATGGTAGCTGGTTCCACAACGGCGACGTATTCAGCTTCACCCAGGCCTACCCAGACTTCGATCTCCCCGAGATCTCTGCCTATGGTGCCAGCAAGGGCGTTCACCTAATAGGTCATCACGAGACCTCTGGCTCGGTCACCAACTATCGCAAGCAGATGAGCGATGCCTATGATCTCTATCAGAAATATGGCGTCACTCAGGTGAAGACCGGCTATGTGGCCGATGGCGGTGATATCAAGCGGGTCGACGAGCAAGGCATAGTGCGCCACGAATGGCATGATGGCCAGTTTATGGTCAACGAATACCTGCATAGCGTCACCGAGGCGGCCAAGCGCCACATCAGCATCAATACCCATGAGCCGATTAAAGATACCGGCCTGCGCCGCACCTATCCTAACTGGATCGCCCGCGAAGGCGCCCGTGGTCAGGAGTTTAACGCCTGGGGCACGCCACCTAACAACCCGTCGCACACCACCACCCTGGCCTACACCCGCATGTTGGCAGGCCCCATGGACTTCACCCCGGGGATCTTCGACCTGGCCCCCAAAGGCCTGGATGCAGTTAACCGGGTGCAGACCACGCTGACCAAGCAGTTGGCCCTCTATGTAGTGCTCTACAGCCCGATCCAGATGGCCGCCGATCTGCCCCGCAACTACAAGCAGCATCCCGATGCCTTTAAGTTTATTCAGGATGTGCCCACCGACTGGGCCCAGAGTATCGCCCTGGCCGGTGAGGTAGGTGAATATGTGGCCTTTGCCCGCCAGGAGCGTGGCGGCAAGAGTCAAGGCAAGGATTGGTACTTGGGCGCGATCACCGACGATGATGCCCGTGAGATCGACATCAAGCTCAATTTCCTCGACCCGGCACTCAGTTATGAGGCGCAGATCTACCGAGACGGTGACAAGGCCGATTGGCGCACCAATCCCTATGACTATGTGATTGAGACCAAAAAGGTGAATAGCAAGCAGCAGTTGATGTTAAAACTTGCCAGCAGTGGCGGCGTCGCCATTCGCTTCAAGGCGCTCTAG
- a CDS encoding M28 family metallopeptidase has translation MTIKASIGKTLVFTAVCAGTAQAAPPATPLHHAGSSHTLLRQSAVNQSARNQNALNQSALGQSPYTAPSQEDLRLYEIAGAPQPARIQQDIQTLVNFGTRHTLSSQTDKERGIGAARNWIKAEFERISAACDHCLEVIEVGDTVSGKRIPEPTRVVNIIAIQRGTLDPNRVVMMSGDIDSRVSDVMDATSFSPGANDNASGVAGALEAARVLSQYQFGGTIVYAALSGEEQGLYGGAGLADFAKKQGWQVEAVLNNDMIGNIEGINGVVSNHTVRVFSEGVRIAETQAEAKERYFSGGENDSASRNLARHIKELADQYMTNLDVQLIYRLDRFGRGGHHLPFNKAGFPAVRVMETNENYNRQHQDIRTENGIAYGDVIEGVDEAFAAKLTALNAISLASMAWAPAPPTQVSISGQVSADTQLSWQADATAEVAGYRIYWRKTTEAEWSHSRYVGKVNSFTLSNMVIDNYLYGVAAVGFNGNTSPVVFPGAAGAFFRPASDAESNAAKSN, from the coding sequence ATGACAATCAAGGCATCTATCGGGAAGACCCTAGTATTCACGGCTGTCTGTGCTGGCACCGCCCAGGCAGCCCCTCCGGCCACACCACTGCATCATGCAGGAAGCAGCCATACACTATTACGCCAAAGCGCTGTTAACCAGAGCGCACGAAACCAAAACGCACTTAACCAGAGCGCACTGGGCCAGAGTCCTTACACGGCACCCTCCCAGGAAGATCTGCGCCTGTATGAGATTGCCGGTGCGCCGCAACCTGCACGCATACAGCAAGATATACAAACCTTAGTGAATTTTGGCACCCGCCATACCCTATCAAGCCAAACGGATAAAGAGCGCGGCATAGGCGCGGCCAGAAACTGGATCAAGGCCGAGTTTGAACGCATCTCCGCCGCCTGCGATCACTGCCTTGAGGTGATAGAGGTTGGCGACACAGTATCAGGCAAGCGCATTCCCGAGCCGACACGTGTGGTGAATATCATCGCCATTCAACGTGGCACCTTAGATCCCAACCGCGTGGTGATGATGAGCGGCGATATCGACTCTCGGGTCAGCGACGTGATGGACGCAACCTCCTTTTCACCCGGCGCCAACGATAACGCCTCGGGGGTCGCCGGTGCCCTGGAGGCCGCTCGCGTCCTCAGCCAGTATCAGTTTGGTGGCACCATAGTCTACGCGGCGCTATCGGGCGAAGAGCAAGGCCTGTATGGCGGCGCTGGCCTGGCCGACTTTGCCAAGAAGCAGGGCTGGCAGGTCGAGGCCGTGCTCAACAACGACATGATAGGTAACATCGAGGGGATCAACGGTGTGGTGAGCAACCATACAGTACGGGTGTTCTCAGAGGGCGTGCGTATCGCAGAAACCCAAGCAGAAGCCAAGGAGCGTTACTTCAGCGGCGGCGAGAACGACTCCGCCTCGCGTAACCTTGCCCGTCATATCAAGGAGCTGGCCGATCAGTACATGACTAACCTGGATGTGCAGCTCATCTATCGACTCGATCGCTTCGGTCGCGGCGGCCATCACCTGCCCTTTAACAAGGCGGGCTTCCCAGCGGTGCGCGTGATGGAAACCAACGAGAACTACAACCGCCAGCATCAGGACATACGCACGGAGAACGGCATCGCCTATGGCGACGTGATTGAGGGAGTAGATGAAGCCTTCGCCGCCAAGCTCACCGCCCTCAACGCTATCAGCCTGGCGTCTATGGCCTGGGCACCCGCGCCGCCAACACAGGTAAGCATCTCGGGACAGGTATCGGCCGATACCCAGCTTAGCTGGCAGGCGGATGCCACCGCCGAAGTCGCCGGTTATCGTATCTATTGGCGCAAGACGACAGAGGCAGAATGGAGCCATAGCCGTTATGTGGGCAAGGTAAACAGTTTCACCCTGAGCAACATGGTGATCGACAACTACCTGTACGGCGTTGCCGCCGTGGGCTTTAACGGTAACACCAGCCCAGTGGTGTTCCCCGGCGCGGCAGGTGCCTTCTTCCGCCCGGCAAGCGATGCAGAGTCAAATGCGGCAAAATCGAACTAA
- a CDS encoding MFS transporter gives MSQNTLSAQGTPTVKPALSFWQIFNMCFGFLGIQFGFALQNANVSRIFQTLGAAIDDIPILWIAAPLTGLLVQPIIGYMSDNTWGRLGRRRPYFLIGAIFTTLAIFIMPHSPVLWVAAGMLWIMDASINIAMEPFRAFVGDNLPSKQRPLGYAMQSFFIGIGAVVASALPYLLTNYFDVANTAPEGEIADSVRYAFYFGGAVLLLAVSWTVFTTKEYSPEELARFEQETGEQVTLHHDRSWQAYQKGAMLWSLVGAILTAVIFLQSLDKQLYLLALGIFAFGPLQWFCANTLKHIKGEERHQQGMVFSVVDALFHMPKAMRQLAVVQFFSWFALFSMWIYTTAAVTDHHYGTQDVLSKAYNDGADWVGMLFASYNGFAAVAAIFIPLLAMAVGLKVTHLINLCCGGIGLISFYFIQDPNLLWLPMIGVGIAWASILSIPYALLSNALPAAKMGVYMGIFNFFIVIPQLLAASVLGVLLNAFFDGKPIFALILGGSFMILAGISVLFVRSEASKAER, from the coding sequence ATGTCACAAAACACCCTATCAGCCCAAGGCACGCCCACCGTTAAACCTGCACTCAGCTTCTGGCAGATCTTCAACATGTGTTTCGGTTTCCTGGGGATCCAGTTTGGCTTCGCGCTGCAAAATGCCAACGTCAGCCGTATCTTTCAGACGCTCGGTGCGGCGATTGATGACATCCCTATTCTCTGGATAGCCGCGCCGCTCACAGGCCTGCTGGTGCAGCCGATCATCGGCTATATGAGTGACAACACCTGGGGCCGCCTGGGCCGTCGCCGCCCTTACTTTCTGATCGGCGCCATCTTCACCACACTAGCCATCTTCATCATGCCCCACTCGCCCGTACTCTGGGTCGCTGCGGGCATGCTGTGGATCATGGACGCGTCCATCAACATAGCCATGGAGCCGTTTCGCGCCTTCGTGGGCGACAACCTGCCCAGCAAACAACGTCCCCTTGGCTACGCCATGCAGAGTTTCTTCATCGGCATCGGCGCCGTGGTGGCCTCGGCCCTGCCTTACCTGCTGACCAACTACTTCGATGTGGCTAACACGGCGCCCGAGGGTGAGATCGCCGATTCGGTGCGTTACGCCTTCTATTTCGGCGGCGCCGTGCTGCTGTTAGCCGTCAGCTGGACAGTGTTTACCACCAAAGAGTACTCGCCCGAGGAGTTGGCCCGCTTCGAACAGGAAACCGGCGAGCAGGTCACGCTGCACCACGATCGCAGCTGGCAGGCCTATCAGAAAGGCGCCATGCTCTGGAGCCTGGTGGGCGCCATCTTAACCGCCGTCATCTTCTTGCAGTCTCTCGACAAGCAGCTCTATCTGCTTGCCCTTGGGATCTTCGCCTTCGGCCCGCTGCAGTGGTTCTGCGCTAACACCCTGAAGCATATCAAGGGCGAAGAGCGCCACCAGCAAGGCATGGTGTTTAGCGTGGTCGATGCCCTGTTTCATATGCCAAAGGCTATGCGCCAGCTGGCAGTGGTGCAGTTTTTCTCCTGGTTCGCCCTCTTCTCTATGTGGATCTACACCACGGCGGCGGTAACGGATCATCACTATGGCACCCAGGATGTGCTGTCTAAGGCCTACAATGATGGCGCCGACTGGGTGGGCATGCTGTTCGCCTCTTACAACGGGTTTGCCGCCGTGGCCGCCATATTCATCCCTCTGCTCGCCATGGCGGTTGGCCTCAAGGTCACCCACCTGATCAACCTCTGCTGTGGCGGCATTGGTTTGATTAGCTTCTACTTTATTCAAGACCCAAACCTGTTATGGCTGCCCATGATAGGTGTGGGTATCGCCTGGGCTTCTATCCTTTCTATCCCCTATGCCCTGCTGTCCAACGCACTGCCCGCCGCCAAGATGGGGGTCTACATGGGGATCTTTAACTTCTTCATCGTGATCCCTCAGCTGCTGGCCGCCAGCGTGCTTGGCGTGCTGCTCAATGCCTTCTTCGATGGCAAGCCGATCTTTGCCCTGATCCTGGGTGGTAGCTTCATGATCCTGGCAGGGATAAGCGTGCTATTTGTCCGCAGTGAAGCGAGCAAAGCCGAGCGCTAA